The sequence below is a genomic window from Tissierellales bacterium.
GGCAATAGGAATTGGAGCGGCACTTTACGCGGCGCTTTCAGCAATAGCAATTCCTATTGGACCAAATACAAGCTTTAGACTTTCGATATCACTTTTGGTTATATTCGGAGCTATATTTGGCCCAGTAGTAGGATTTTTGGTAGGATTTATAGGACATGCACTAAACGATGCACTTTTATGGGGCTCAATTTGGTGGAGCTGGGTATTTTTAGCAGCAATACTTGGTCTTTTTGGAGGTCTTGTAAAGTTAGATACTAGTTTTGACGTCCTTTCAGGCAAGATTGAAAAGAGACATATAGTCAAGATGTATGTTTATGCTGTAATGGGAATGCTAGTAGCAAGTGTAGTAGCATATGCAGGAGATGTTTTCCTTTATGGAGAACCAGCAGAAAAAGTATGGCTTCAAATACTTCTAGCAAGTTCAACAAATCTTGGAGTAGTAGCAATAGTTGGTATTCCAGTTGTAGTTGCATTAGCTAAAATGAAGAAAAAGAATAAAAATTTAACTATAGACGAATAGGAGAATTAAAGTGGCGATTATAGAATTTAAGGCTTATAGCTTCAAATACGAGAGTTTGTCATCGCCAACGCTAAAAAACCTCAATTTTAAAATTGAGCAAGGAGAAAAGGTCTTAATAGCTGGGCC
It includes:
- a CDS encoding ECF-type riboflavin transporter substrate-binding protein, with the protein product MDIQAIVAIVIAIILSIILYAVGKKANLKMNTQAVVAIGIGAALYAALSAIAIPIGPNTSFRLSISLLVIFGAIFGPVVGFLVGFIGHALNDALLWGSIWWSWVFLAAILGLFGGLVKLDTSFDVLSGKIEKRHIVKMYVYAVMGMLVASVVAYAGDVFLYGEPAEKVWLQILLASSTNLGVVAIVGIPVVVALAKMKKKNKNLTIDE